The following are from one region of the Coffea eugenioides isolate CCC68of chromosome 2, Ceug_1.0, whole genome shotgun sequence genome:
- the LOC113760080 gene encoding protein FAR1-RELATED SEQUENCE 5-like, whose protein sequence is MDYSKLAENGTPELGMEFNSEEDAYKFYNKYAFKMGFSVRKDYLNKDKDGVTTSRRYSCCKEGVKRKYEGDVMPKRTRAPMKTGCGAKMVIVLFRGTMKYRVHDLVLEHNHELHIAQCAHMMPSQRKVSVAQGFQAEISEDAGLSLKQSHELMGTEAGGMGNVGYTRDDLKRYLRTRRERSLKYGEAGSMLNYFQEQTLENPSFFHAVQLDCEEQITNIFWADAGMLIDYNFFGDVVTFDTTYKTNKEYRPLGVFVGFNQHRQIVIFGAALMYDETIDSFKWVFGTFLEAMCGKHPSTILTDQDHAMAAALSIVMPETFHGLCTFHIRRNFMKHLGNHYKENSDLPYMFGACMYEFEEVEQFNRVWEAMVKKHNLENNEWLSGLYKIRDKWARCMMKERWTAGMRSTQLSESLNAAIKNHLKLDHDLVQFFRHFNRVVDEKRYNELIAEYEMRQKLPMVGLRQTPMLVHASETYSPTVFVAFQNEYGESTAMVILRQQDAAMFVEFTVMRYDGGPERTVVFNRNDLSVRCSCKKYENEGILCGHALKVFDTVGIKIIPLEYIKRRWTKRARAGDCFDRRGQEVVTDPKVMISTRYRELAPAMIKVATRAAMSEDTSKVAITVISDLSKRVELLLSESEEQPLQNQKNLNMEERDKIEIVNEMGEAVVARGIKKRGCGKKSRVMRSWVDKFDRVKRKSRLSRTTQTTVSESEPTSVSFEEYMFMGCRSSTDSVSTHSMSQTVNGPPNAVAPDIDENQTVHRFANQGPPASVPTEWMHPRFSIFSKHNSVRDVLMEERGAISTHCDVDAYHAFAPSPQGRNNTQGLQLRVDVASPQNEVDE, encoded by the exons ATGGATTACAGCAAATTGGCAGAAAATGGGACCCCTGAATTAGGAATGGAGTTCAACAGTGAAGAGGATGCGTACAAGTTTTACAACAAGTATGCCTTTAAAATGGGTTTCAGTGTACGTAAAGACTATCTGAATAAAGATAAAGACGGCGTGACCACGTCTAGGAGATATAGTTGCTGCAAGGAAGGTGTGAAACGCAAGTACGAAGGTGATGTGATGCCAAAGAGGACACGAGCGCCGATGAAAACAGGGTGTGGAGCTAAGATGGTTATCGTGTTGTTTAGAGGGACAATGAAGTACCGTGTGCATGACCTTGTCTTAGAGCATAATCATGAGTTGCACATTGCTCAATGTGCTCACATGATGCCATCACAAAGAAAAGTGAGTGTGGCTCAAGGATTCCAAGCTGAAATAAGCGAGGATGCTGGGCTTTCATTGAAACAGAGCCATGAGCTTATGGGAACGGAAGCAGGTGGAATGGGTAATGTGGGATATACTCGGGATGATCTTAAACGATATCTTCGAACGAGACGGGAAAGGAGCTTGAAATATGGAGAAGCAGGTAGCATGCTGAATTATTTTCAAGAGCAAACACTCGAGAATCCATCCTTTTTTCATGCCGTACAGCTGGACTGTGAAGAGCAGATAACGAATATCTTTTGGGCTGATGCAGGAATGTTAATTGACTACAACTTTTTTGGAGACGTAGTCACATTCGACACaacctacaaaacaaataaagaataccGGCCACTTGGAGTATTTGTGGGTTTTAACCAGCATAGGCAAATTGTGATATTCGGTGCTGCCCTTATGTATGATGAGACGATAGATTCTTTCAAATGGGTGTTTGGTACATTTTTAGAAGCAATGTGCGGAAAACATCCAAGTACCATACTAACCGACCAAGATCACGCCATGGCAGCCGCTCTTTCAATTGTCATGCCTGAAACATTTCACGGTCTATGTACGTTTCACATAAGGCGTAATTTTATGAAACATCTTGGCAATCACTACAAGGAAAATAGTGATCTTCCATACATGTTTGGTGCCTGCATGTATGAGTTTGAAGAAGTGGAACAATTCAATAGGGTGTGGGAGGCGATGGTGAAGAAACACAatcttgaaaataatgaatggcTCTCAGGGTTGTACAAAATTCGTGATAAATGGGCAAGGTGCAtgatgaaagaaagatggaCCGCGGGAATGCGAAGCACCCAACTCAGCGAAAGCCTAAATGCAGCaattaaaaatcatttgaaactggATCATGACCTTGTGCAGTTCTTTAGACATTTCAATCGGGTGGTTGATGAAAAGAGATATAATGAACTGATCGCAGAATATGAAATGAGGCAAAAGCTCCCCATGGTAGGGTTAAGACAAACACCTATGCTTGTGCATGCATCAGAGACGTATTCACCAACCGTATTTGTTGCATTCCAAAATGAATATGGTGAGTCAACAGCTATGGTTATATTGAGACAACAAGATGCAGCGATGTTTGTGGAGTTTACGGTCATGAGGTATGATGGAGGACCTGAAAGAACAGTAGTATTCAATCGGAATGATCTAAGTGTACGTTGCAGTTGCAAAAAATACGAGAATGAAGGCATTTTATGTGGGCACGCGTTGAAGGTGTTTGATACCGTGGGCATAAAAATAATTCCTCTTGAATACATTAAGAGGCGATGGACAAAAAGAGCTCGGGCTGGAGACTGTTTTGATCGGCGAGGACAGGAAGTTGTGACTGATCCTAAAGTCATGATTTCAACTCGTTATCGGGAGCTCGCTCCAGCCATGATTAAGGTCGCAACTCGAGCAGCAATGTCGGAGGACACCAGCAAAGTAGCAATCACTGTCATATCCGATTTGTCAAAGAGAGTTGAGCTCCTCCTCTCAGAAAGTGAAGAGCAACCtttgcaaaatcaaaaaaatctgaATATGGAGGAAcgagataaaattgaaattgtaaATGAAATGGGGGAGGCAGTAGTCGCAAGAGGCATTAAAAAACGAGGCTGTGGGAAGAAAAGTAGAGTGATGCGAAGTTGGGTCGATAAATTTGACagagtaaaaagaaaatctagatTATCAAGGACTACACAGACTACG GTCTCAGAATCGGAGCCGACATCGGTTTCATTTGAGGAATACATGTTTATGGGATGCCGTTCATCTACTGACTCTGTTTCG ACGCATTCAATGAGTCAGACAGTGAATGGCCCTCCAAATGCTGTTGCTCCCGATATCGATGAAAATCAAACG gTCCACCGTTTCGCTAATCAGGGGCCTCCTGCAAGTGTCCCTACAGAATGGATGCATCCcagattttctattttttccaaGCATAACTCCGTCAGAGATGTCTTAATG GAGGAGCGTGGGGCAATTTCAACACACTGTGATGTTGATGCATATCATGCATTTGCACCATCACCTCAG GGAAGAAATAACACACAGGGATTGCAACTACGCGTTGACGTCGCCTCCCCCCAAAATGAGGTTGATGAATGA